In Afipia sp. GAS231, a single window of DNA contains:
- a CDS encoding DUF3604 domain-containing protein produces MPFSTYLPEQMGSAKLTPAGPFVAGSYAELTLTYVAGTFGIDDTGMVKISWRTTSDMSKPQFDKPQAANFTTVEASNGARLEVWFDRLNVRPFANTLLIRVGRGYLRAGDTLTVRLGDRRKGSPGFRLQTNAEANVELRTSVDAFAAYEFCELPVQPAFDLIPGLAVSWKAILPSLAVVGEPFRLGIVAEDKWGNPTPDADQSFDLVSSHGLQGMPAGIVIKKGDVPCAIENLVAGTEGDVDLRLMAGGEELARANPLRVVQHTTLRRYWGDLHGQSGETIGMGTADAYFRYARDAAFVDIVGHQGNDFQITDAFWNELNRLTAGFDVPGRFVCLPGYEWSGNTGMGGDRNVFYRREGSPIRRSSHILVQGQTSTDAVYTADALFRELEGTDTVVIAHVGGRYADLKYAHDGRLERAVEVHSTWGTFEWLLHDAFEKGYRVGVVCHSDDHKGRPGATRPGASSFGAIGGLTCYFMPELTRDALFEALRRRRHYGTTGVRIFMDLHASFDLPVTGFSEDPQLGPAGEFAVQQAVMGDIIRPGRVPMHLAAEVIGTAPIERVDVLHGSFLAETFRPFGASDLGRRVRLLWQGAEYRGRGRETLWEGRLTVTGNRIARFAPVNFLNPERVVRETAPGSALAWSSVTTGNLAGIDLWLDEADSGSLDIETNVVSGMVDMDALADRTVAFEGGGLGRQLSIYRLPEADFSRRVTLDHKVSFAGGRDMPIYLRVTQADGHQAWSSPIYLIE; encoded by the coding sequence ATGGGTTCAGCCAAGTTGACTCCCGCTGGTCCATTTGTCGCGGGCTCCTATGCGGAGCTGACCCTCACCTATGTCGCCGGCACCTTCGGCATCGATGACACCGGCATGGTGAAGATATCGTGGCGGACCACGTCCGACATGAGCAAGCCGCAGTTCGACAAGCCACAGGCGGCCAATTTTACAACCGTCGAGGCCAGCAACGGCGCCAGGCTTGAAGTGTGGTTCGACAGGCTTAACGTCCGGCCCTTTGCCAACACTCTCCTGATCCGGGTCGGCCGCGGCTATTTGCGCGCAGGGGACACGTTGACGGTACGTTTGGGCGATCGCCGAAAGGGATCGCCCGGTTTCCGGTTGCAGACCAACGCCGAGGCGAATGTCGAACTGAGGACCTCGGTTGACGCGTTTGCAGCGTACGAGTTCTGCGAACTGCCGGTACAGCCGGCTTTCGACCTCATACCGGGGCTGGCAGTGAGTTGGAAGGCGATCCTGCCGTCGCTTGCGGTTGTCGGTGAGCCGTTTCGCCTGGGTATCGTCGCCGAAGACAAATGGGGCAACCCCACGCCTGACGCCGATCAGAGTTTCGATCTCGTATCGTCGCATGGTCTGCAAGGAATGCCGGCCGGAATCGTGATCAAAAAAGGTGACGTTCCCTGTGCAATCGAAAACCTGGTTGCCGGCACGGAAGGCGATGTCGACCTGCGGCTGATGGCGGGAGGTGAAGAGCTGGCGCGCGCCAATCCGCTGCGCGTCGTGCAGCACACAACGCTGCGCCGCTATTGGGGTGACCTGCACGGACAGAGCGGTGAAACCATCGGGATGGGCACGGCCGACGCCTATTTCCGTTACGCGCGCGACGCCGCCTTCGTCGATATCGTCGGACATCAGGGCAACGATTTCCAGATTACCGACGCCTTCTGGAATGAACTCAACCGGCTGACGGCCGGGTTTGATGTTCCCGGCCGGTTTGTTTGCCTCCCGGGATACGAATGGTCGGGCAATACCGGCATGGGCGGTGATCGCAATGTCTTTTACCGCCGCGAAGGCAGCCCGATCCGGCGGTCGTCGCACATTCTGGTCCAGGGGCAGACCTCGACGGATGCCGTGTACACCGCCGACGCGCTGTTCCGTGAACTGGAAGGCACTGACACCGTTGTCATCGCGCATGTCGGTGGGCGTTACGCGGATCTGAAATATGCCCATGATGGCCGACTGGAGCGGGCCGTCGAGGTCCACTCGACATGGGGTACCTTCGAATGGCTTCTGCACGATGCGTTCGAGAAAGGCTATCGCGTAGGCGTTGTCTGTCACAGCGACGATCACAAGGGACGGCCCGGTGCGACCCGCCCGGGAGCGTCCAGCTTTGGCGCGATCGGCGGCCTTACCTGCTATTTCATGCCGGAACTGACGCGCGATGCTCTGTTCGAGGCGTTGCGGCGACGGCGGCATTATGGGACCACCGGGGTACGGATCTTCATGGATCTGCACGCCTCGTTCGATCTGCCGGTCACCGGCTTTTCTGAAGATCCACAGCTCGGGCCGGCCGGCGAATTCGCGGTTCAACAGGCCGTGATGGGAGACATCATTCGTCCGGGCCGCGTGCCGATGCATCTCGCCGCGGAAGTAATCGGAACCGCGCCGATCGAGCGGGTCGACGTCCTGCATGGAAGCTTCCTCGCAGAGACGTTTCGTCCGTTTGGCGCATCCGATCTCGGACGGCGCGTGCGCTTGCTGTGGCAAGGCGCCGAGTATCGGGGACGTGGCCGCGAGACCCTGTGGGAGGGCAGGCTGACCGTCACGGGCAATCGTATTGCACGGTTTGCGCCCGTCAATTTCCTCAACCCCGAGCGGGTGGTGCGAGAGACGGCACCGGGGAGCGCGTTGGCCTGGAGTTCGGTTACGACCGGCAATCTGGCAGGCATCGACCTTTGGCTTGACGAGGCGGACTCAGGCTCGCTCGACATCGAGACCAATGTGGTGTCGGGGATGGTGGATATGGATGCACTCGCCGATCGCACCGTCGCGTTCGAAGGCGGCGGTCTTGGCAGGCAACTGAGCATTTATCGTCTGCCTGAGGCTGACTTCAGCCGCCGTGTTACCCTTGACCACAAGGTAAGCTTTGCGGGCGGCCGCGACATGCCAATCTACCTGCGCGTGACACAGGCTGACGGTCATCAAGCCTGGTCGAGCCCGATTTATCTCATCGAGTGA
- a CDS encoding OpgC domain-containing protein, giving the protein MISANQQDLSALRPPERDLRLDLFRGIGQWMVFLDHIPHDIVSWLTLRNYGFSDAAEFFVFISGYLAGFIYGPAVRGGHFLAATKRLMKRVWQLYIAHIFLFLLFTAQVARTARRSDNPMYENEFNVFNFLQHPDVMIGQALSLKYKPVNFDVLPLYMALLFASPLILWCLIRRPALALSGSVVLYIAARWFDWNLPSYPAGSSWYFNPFAWQMLFVFAAWCGLGGIAHLQFLIRSRAAFVVAVAWLVFAFLIVMTWHSDFLGSLVPKWLIKVIYPIDKSDLDMLRFTHFLALALVVVRFVPKNWPPLTSKWLWPLMACGRHSLPIFCLGIFLSFSAHWLLTQYSKGIAEQLFVSLVGIAIMVAAARLLDWYKKVPDLFEAPQAEPKTEPAQA; this is encoded by the coding sequence ATCATTTCCGCCAACCAGCAGGATCTATCCGCCCTGCGGCCGCCCGAACGCGACCTGCGGCTCGATCTGTTTCGTGGCATCGGGCAGTGGATGGTTTTTCTCGACCATATTCCGCACGACATCGTCAGCTGGCTGACACTGCGCAATTACGGCTTCAGCGATGCGGCCGAGTTCTTCGTGTTCATCTCCGGCTACCTCGCCGGCTTCATCTACGGTCCGGCGGTGCGTGGCGGCCATTTTCTGGCCGCCACCAAGCGGCTGATGAAGCGGGTCTGGCAATTGTACATCGCCCACATCTTCCTGTTCCTGCTCTTTACGGCGCAGGTCGCACGCACCGCCAGGCGTTCCGACAACCCGATGTACGAGAATGAATTCAACGTCTTCAACTTTCTGCAGCATCCCGACGTGATGATCGGGCAGGCGCTGTCGCTGAAGTACAAGCCGGTCAATTTCGACGTGTTGCCGCTCTATATGGCGCTATTGTTCGCATCGCCCTTGATCCTGTGGTGCCTGATAAGGCGTCCGGCGCTCGCGCTATCAGGTTCGGTCGTGCTGTACATCGCGGCGCGCTGGTTCGACTGGAACCTGCCGTCCTATCCGGCCGGGTCGAGCTGGTATTTCAATCCGTTTGCCTGGCAGATGCTGTTCGTGTTTGCCGCCTGGTGCGGTCTTGGCGGCATCGCCCATCTGCAATTTCTGATCCGCTCCCGCGCCGCGTTCGTGGTGGCCGTGGCCTGGCTTGTGTTTGCGTTTCTGATCGTGATGACCTGGCACAGTGATTTTTTGGGGTCGCTGGTGCCGAAGTGGCTGATCAAGGTGATCTATCCGATCGACAAGTCCGATCTCGACATGCTGCGCTTCACGCATTTCCTGGCGCTGGCTCTGGTGGTGGTCCGGTTCGTGCCGAAGAACTGGCCGCCGTTGACGTCGAAGTGGCTATGGCCGCTGATGGCCTGCGGCCGGCATTCGCTGCCGATATTCTGCCTCGGAATATTCCTGTCGTTTTCGGCGCACTGGCTCCTCACCCAGTATTCCAAGGGCATTGCCGAGCAGCTTTTCGTCAGCCTGGTCGGCATCGCGATCATGGTGGCGGCGGCCCGGCTGTTGGACTGGTACAAGAAAGTGCCTGACTTGTTCGAGGCGCCGCAGGCCGAGCCGAAAACCGAGCCTGCGCAGGCGTGA